Sequence from the Malaciobacter pacificus genome:
TGATAAAAATGATATTGATTTAATTACAAATGAGTTAGTAGGGAGTGATTATGTTTGATGGAATTGATTTAAAAAATTTAGATTTAAATAAAATGATGGGTCAATTTCAAGAAATGGCTGAAAAATCTAAAGAAGAGAATGAATCAAGAATTTTTACTTCAAAAGCTGGTGGTGGAATGGTAGAAATTTCTATCAATGGTAATTCTGAAATCGTAGATTTACAAATTGATGATTCACTTTTAGAGGATAAAGACTCTTTACAAATTTTACTAATTTCTGCTATGAATGATGTAATTAAACAAAGTGATGAAAACAAAAAAATGATGGCAATGAACATGATGGGTGGTCTTGGTTCTTTTGGCCAAAAGTAGTATATGAAAAAACTATTACAACAGTTCGAAACTTATTTATTAAATAACTTACCACAATCTAAATCTTTTCATCCATATTTTGAGGATGCTTTATCTGAGATGCTAAAAGCTGGAGGAAAAAGATTTAGACCTATGCTTTTACTTTCAGTTGTAAAATCAAATAAATCTTTACTTTTAGCAAATGCAATGCCTGTAGCTCTTGGTTTAGAGTTTTTGCATACTTATTCATTAGTTCATGATGATTTACCTTCTATGGATAATGCTGATTTAAGAAGAGGATTTGAAACAATTCATAAAAAATATGATGAAGTAACTGCTATTTTAGTAGGGGATGCTTTAAATACTGAAGCTTTTAATTTAATCTCAAATGCATCATTACATAATGACATAAAAATAGAGTTAGTAAAATGTTTATCATCAAATGGCGGAATTGATGGAATGATTATAGGACAAGCAATTGATTGTTTTTTTGAAAATCAAAAGCTTGAACTTAATCAACTAGAGTTTTTACATATTCATAAAACTGCAAGACTTATTGCAGCTTCTTTAAAAATGGGTGCAATAATCAGTGAATATGACATAGAAACTCAAAATAAATTATATGATTTTGGAATTGACTTAGGATTGTTATTTCAGATTCAAGATGATATTATAGATGAAACTCAATCTAGTGAAGAAGCTGGAAAAACTACTCAAAATGATGAATCAAAAAACTCTTTTGTAAATTTACTTGGCCTTGATGGTGCAATTAATAGTGCAAATGAACTAGCAAATAAGTGTGAAGCTACATTAAACACACTTGAAGATAATTTAAAAAACTCATTAGAAGAACTTTTATTAAAGTATATCAATAGACATAAATAAAACTTTTGATATACTCTTAGTCAATTTAACTCAAACCTCTTGACAATTTATAAAAAATTTTATAAAATTTGGCACTTGGAAATTTAGAGTGCTAAATTCTAAGTTAAATTAGAAATATAACATAATTAAAAATAAAGAAGGAAGTATAATGAATTTTAAACCATTAGGTAAAAGAGTTCTTGTTCAAAGAACACAAGCAGAAGAGAAAACTGCAAGCGGAATTATTTTAGTTGATTCAGCTAAAGAAAAACCAAATACAGCTGTTGTAAAAGCAATTGGTACAGATGTTACTGAGTTAAAAGAGGGTGACACAATTGTATTTGAACAATACAGAGGAACTGAATTCACTTTAGAAGGTGAAGATTATTTAGTATTAGAAATTGAAAATATTATAGGAGTTATGTAATGGCAAAAGAGATTTCATTTAGTGATAGTGCAAGAAATAAATTATACTCAGGTGTTGAAAAATTAGCAGATGCTGTTAAAGTTACAATGGGACCAAGAGGTAGAAACGTTTTATTACAAAAAGCTTTTGGTGCTCCAACAATTACAAAAGATGGTGTTTCTGTTGCAAGAGAAATTGAACTTGAAGATACATTAGAAAATATGGGTGCACAACTTGTAAAAGAGGTTGCTTCTAAAACTGCTGATGAAGCAGGAGATGGTACTACAACTGCTACAGTTTTAGCACATTCAGTATTCAAAGAAGGTTTAAGAAACGTAACAGCAGGTGCTAACCCAATTTCTTTAAAAAGAGGTATGGATAAAGCTTGTGAAGCAATTTTAGCTAACTTAAAAGAGTCTTCTAAAGTTGTTGCTAATAAAACTGAGATTGAGCAAGTTGCTACAATTTCTGCAAACTCTGATAAAGCAATTGGAGCTATGATTGCTGAAGCAATGGATAAAGTTGGTAAAGATGGTGTTATTACTGTTGAAGAAGCTAAAGGTATCGTTGATGAATTAGATGTTGTTGAGGGTATGCAATTTGATAGAGGTTACTTATCACCATACTTTATTACAAACTCTGAGAAAATGATTACTGAAATGGATAATCCATTTATTTTATTATATGACAAAAAAATCTCTAACTTAAAAGAGATGTTACCAATTTTAGAATCAGTAAATCAATCAGGAAGACCTTTATTAATCATTGCTGAAGATGTTGATGGTGAAGCATTAGCTACTTTAGTAGTAAATAGATTAAGAGGTTCTTTAAATATTGCTGCTGTTAAAGCTCCTGGATTTGGTGATAGAAGAAAAGCTATGTTAGAAGATATCGCTGTATTAACAAACGGTACTGTTGTATCTGAAGAGTTAGGAATGAAACTTGATACTTGTGGTATTGATGTATTAGGAAGTGCTTCTAAAGTAGTTATTGATAAAGATAATACAACTATTGTTGATGGAAATGGAACAGCTGATGCAGTAACTGGAAGAGTTAATCAAATCAAAGCTGAAATGGCTAATACAACTTCTGAGTATGATAAAGAAAAATTACAAGAAAGATTAGCAAAACTTTCTGGTGGTGTTGCAGTTATCAAAGTAGGTGCTGCTACTGAAACTGAAATGAAAGAGAAAAAAGATAGAGTTGATGATGCACTTTCTGCAACTAGAGCTGCTGTTGAAGAAGGTATTGTTATTGGTGGAGGGGCTGCATTAATTAGAGCTGCTGCTAAAGTAAACCTTGAATTAGATGGTGATGAGCAAATTGGTGCAGATATTGTATTAAGAGCTATTAAAGCACCTATGAAACAAATTGCAATCAATGCTGGATTTGACGCTGGTGTTGTTGTAAATGAAGTTGAAAAAGCATCTAGTGATAATTTAGGATTCAACGCTGCAACTGGTGAGTATGTAGATATGTTTGAAGCTGGTATTGTAGATCCTGCAAAAGTTGAAAGAGTAGCTATGCAAAATGCAGTATCAGTTGCTTCATTATTATTAACAACTGAAGCAACAGTAACAGATATTAAAGAAGAAAAATCAGGTCCAGCTATGCCAGATATGGGTGGAATGGGCGGAATGCCAGGAATGATGTAGTCATATTAAGACTTCATCAATTAAATAAGTCTCTTAATTTATTTAAGAGACTTATTTCTAACTTACTAGTTTTAACCCCACAATAGAAAATATTAACATAGATATAAAGAATAATCGTAAAAAGCTTACGGGATCATTATAAAAAACTATTCCAACTATTACTGTTCCTATTGCTCCAATTCCAGTCCAAACTGCATAAGCTGTTCCTATTGGAATAGATTCAATAGCTTTAGTTAACATATAAAAGCTTGCCATTGCAAATAAAATAAATAAAATAGTAGGAAATATTTTTGTAAAATTTTCAGTAAGTTTTATCATAGAAGCAAAGCCTATTTCAAGTAAGCCAGCAATAATTAAATATGTCCAACCCGTCATATAAGTCCTTTATTTAATGAATGTAATAAATTTTGAGTATTAAAAAAGGGAAGTTATAAAAACTTCCCTTGAAAAATTATTTTTATAAATAATACACTCATTTATATAATCTACTCGTAAGTAAATTTAATATCTTAATTAGTGTTTAACAATGCTAAAAATGTGAATCCTTCGTCATTTACACCTCCGTATTGTTTTGATAATGTAATTATAACATCATTTTAAATTAAAGTTTACTGAAATTAAAAAAAATTATTTTTCTAAAGCTAAGATTAGTGTGATTGTTGTTCCAATATCTTCATTACTTTGAATTTTGATATCTCCATTATGAATATCTACAATCTTCCTAACAATGGACATTCCAAGGCCCGTACCCCCTGAATTTTTATTTCTACTTTTATCTGTTCTATAAAATTTTTCAAATATTTTATTTTGTTTGTTTTTTTCAATACCAATTCCAAAATCTTGTACTGAAATTTCAAAAAAACTATTGTTTTTATTACCTTTTACAATAATTTTGCTATCTTTATAGCTATATTGTATTGCATTTTTTAGTATATTTTTTAATGCAATTTTGATTAAATTTGCATAACAATTAAATTCAACACTATCTTTTAAATCTAAAATGATATTAATATTATGAAGTTTTGCAAGATTTTTTACTTCATTAATTGATTCATCAATTATTTCATCTATATAATAGTTTTGCATTTTATCTATCATGATTTCATTTTCATTTTTTGCTAAAAATAGTAAGTCATTTATTGTTTGCTCAATTGTTAATATCTCATCAAGTGAAGTTTGAAGAGTCGATTTATATTCATCAATATCTCTATCTTTTCTAAGTGCTATTTCTATTTCACCTCTAATTATTGTAAGTGGAGTTTTTAGTTCATGGGATGCATCTGAACTAAATTGGCTAACCCTTTGAAATGATTCTTCGATTCTTTCTAAAAGGGAATTTATTTCAAGTATCAGTGAGTCTATCTCATCATTTGTATTCGTTGATTTTATTCTTTCAGACAAATCATTTGCATTGATTCTTTTTAATTGATTTAATATCTGCTCAATTGGTAAAAATGATTTATATATAATAAAGTTTCCACCAAGTATTGAAAATATTAAAATAATTGGTAAAATAAAATAAAGTATATAAAGTAAGTCTTCAAGAGTGGAGCTTAATATCTCTTTTGTAGTTGCAACTTCAACTATAATATCATTTTGTTTATGGAAATTAATTTTTATTCTACTAACTAAATAGTTGTTTTGTTCTTCAAAAGTGATTATCTCTTTTTCTAAGGTTTCTAAATAGTCATCATCATGAATAATATTATCTGGATAGTTAGGAGTTTTTGATATTGTTTTGTGTTTAGTAGCTTCCATAACTCTGATATATAAGGGATCCATCATATACTCAATATCTTCATCTAAGGTTTTATCACTAATATTTTGATGTTCTAAAATATCATCTGTAACATCAAGTATAATTACTTTTAGATTAGCTTGAATTTTATCTAAAGTAGTGATTTCTAGTGATTTATAAAGTGCAAAAGAGAATATTATCAAAACTAAAAATTGAATAACTATACTATATAAAACTAATTTTCTTTTTATTGATAGATTAGACATCACTAATTTTAAATCCTATTCCTCTTACAGTTTTTATAAGTTTTTTATCAAAATTTTTATCTATTTTATTTCTAATTCTATAGATATAAACATTAACTATATTACTCATATTTGAGTTTTCAAAAGAGCTTAAAGAATCACTGATTGTAGTCTCACTTAAAACTCTATCTTTGTTTTTAATTAGGTATTCAAGTAGTGTAAACTCTTTTGATGTTAGTACTATTTCTTGAGAATCTCTTTTTGCTGTTTTATTTAGTAAATCAAGCTCCAAATCAGCAATTTGTAGTTTTGTTTGTACATTTGAAGTAGTTCTTAGTTGTACCCTAATTCTTGCAAGTAATTCTGCAAATGAAAATGGTTTAGCAAGGTAATCATTTGCTCCAATATCTAAACCTTTTATTTTATCTTCAATTGAATCTTTAGCTGTTAGCATTATAATAGGAGTTTGAATATTTGAAGCTCTTAAACTTTTACAAACTTCAATTCCATCTTTTATAGGAAGCATAATATCAAGTAAAATCAAATCATATTCATTTACACTTGCTAAATATAATCCTTCATCTCCATTTGTTGAAGAGTCAACTATATAGCACTCTTCAGTTAAACCTTTTTTTAAAAAGTTAATAATTTTTTCGTCATCTTCTATAATTAAAATTTTCATATGCTATTCTACACTTTTATGAATTAATTCTAATATGGTAATTTCACTTGGTGCTTTATACCTCATATCTATTCCCCAAGTACCAAGCCCAGAATTTACATAGATTGCAGTATCTTTTACATAATGAAGACCAGATAAAAAAGGTTGAACTATTTTTACTAAATAATGAAAAGGAAAAATTTGACCTCCATGGGTATGTCCACATAAAAAAAGGTTAGAATTTAAAGCTAATTTATAATCCTTTGGTTGGTGGGAGATAAATATAGTAGGTTCACTTTCTTTTATACTTGCTAATATTTTTTTTTCATCTCTTTTAATTCCAAAAAACTTAGAAAATCTATCAGAAAGTCCAACTAATTTTATGATTTCATTTTTATATTCAATTTTTTTTATTTCATTATCCATAAAAATAAAGTTTGTTAACTCTTTTTTTAAATCATTTAATCCATAAACTAAATCGTGGTTCCCACTAATAAAATAAACATCACCTTTTAGGTTATTTAAAATTGCAAGTTTTTCTTTTATATTTTTAACTTTACAATCAATAATATCACCAGTAATAACTGTAAAATCATAATCTAGTGAATTGCAATAAAAAACTAATTCATGTAGAATCTCATCTGGAAAATTCTTATTTATATGCAAATCACTCAAGTGAAGTAGTTTCAAATGATTTAACTTTTCATTTGAAACTTTTACCTCTAAAGTTCTAGCTTTTGGTAGACTTCTTTTACTCATGATTAAAGATTCCTTATTTTAGATTATTTCAATTCTAAATTATAAGTAATATCGATTTGATCTCTAACTGTTAAAAAAAACATTGTTGGTGGTTTCATTCCATATTCACTTAATAAAATAGAAAAGCCACCATCAAGTTTTAAAGCACCATTTTCTTCAATAATCATACTTGTTGTTGATATCTTGTTTTCAATACCATTTAAAGTTAATGTTCCATTAATTAGATATTTGTCTTCTACTTGCAAAACATGGTTTATATTGAATGAAATGGTTTTATATTTTGTTGCATTTAATAATTCATACATATTTAAATCTCTATCTTTTTTACTACTAATTAATGAAAGAGTATCAAAATAGATTTTTCCTTTTAATGATGTTATTGCATCACCAATTGATAATTCTCCTTTAACTTCATTTGTTGTTGGATTAATTTCACTATCACCAAAAACCTCTGTGTGAGCTTGGATACTCCCACTTGACACACCTAAACTACTTGCACTTGCAAATAGACCTAAACAAATTAATACTAATACCTTAAACATAATTAACCTCCTTGTTATTTGGTATAAACTGATTTGACATAATTTTTAGTAAGGTTATTAATAAAATTACTGGTACAAATAAAATTAGGTTTTCTAATGCTACAAAAAGCCCAGCCCCTGAAGCAATCCAACCTATAAAAATCATATATATTGATATTGTTTTAAAATCTTTTTTTATAATTGTTTGTAGAATAATTACGTTGTAATATGAGATTACAAATGGATAAATAAGTGATAAAATAAATCCTTCTCTTAAAAAATAGAATAGATATGAAAGTGCAAAAAGTATTATAATAAATAGTTCTTTTTGATTCTTTTCTAATTTTAAAGTAAGAGCAGCAACAACTCCCACTATATGAAATAGTGCAATCTCTAAACTATATCCATCTCTCCAAATTGAGATTGTAATATCACGTGAAAGAGATTCAAAAAGTGCAGAATCTAAGAATATCCATAAAACCATTGCATATAAAGAGAAGCTTTCACTATAGTCTCTTTCTAACTCTTTATTTGGTAAAAATCTTGAAGAGATAAGTGTAATTATTGTTAAAATTATTGCAATAATATCCCTTAATTCTACATCATAGTTAAACATCATTGTTCCAGTCACATATGAAATACATAAGGCAAGTCCAAGTTGAATAAAATCAGCTTTTTTAATCTCATTTATAATTAGTGGTGCTAAAGCCCCAACTGTTAATCCTAAAATAAATAGAGTTATAAAGTTAAAGTTTGGATAGATAAAACTCATAATTAGTTGAATTACTAATAGTATTGATATTTTATTTTTGTTCTCTATTTTTAAATAAGGAATTAAAAATGAACCTATAATTCCACCAATTGGAAGAGGTGCAATTACAAAAATATTTGAAGAAAAGTATTCAACAATTCCAGTTTGAGCAATAAGTAAGTAGTAGCAAAGCTCAGTTGCTATAAATAGTACTAAAATTAATCTTTGCATAATAGCTCCTTTTTATAAAAAAAGATTAAATAAATAAACACATATGTTAAATCAAATAGTGAGATTAAAAGTGCTTCAATTCCAAGTTTATCACTTGCATATAGTGCAAAAAACATTGAACTTGCAAATACTCTAATAATCACTGTAAGAAGTGTAAAATTTGGATTTTTAAGAGCCATATAGTGAATAACTCCAGTCATGCTTACAAAAGTAAAAACAACATATTCATAAACACCATTGAAACTAAAACCTAAAAGTGGATAGCTAAAACTTGCAAATAGTATTAAAAAAATTCCACCAAATCCATCAGCATAAACTCCTGCTAAATTATAAAGTTCAAGTTTAGAATAGCTTGTTCTAATTTTGATAAATGCAAAGATAAAACTAAATGCAATAAGACCAAAAAGTGATCTTAATATCCATAATTTATCAGTGGGAATATTGCTAAATCCAGCTTGAGTAAATCCAGAAATTGATAAAACTGTAAATATCCCTAAAATTCCAACTAAATATAGTTTTAGAAAAATCTCTTTGTGTAATTCTTTTATTTGATTTATAAACATAGAAATTACCATAAAGAAAACTCCAATACCCATTGCAACGTGAGCATGAGCAACTATTAAATCATTTCTATGAAATAACCATCTAATTTCTGGAATAAACAGAATATTTCCTTCAATATCAACAAATAAAAAAGCTAAAATTGAGATTAGTAAAGCTCTTTTTGCATGAACTTTTATATTTGAATCTTTATACCATCTGTAAAGAAGTGGAACATATAATAAAGTTAAATATTGGGCAAACCACTCTTGATTGTAAGTTAAGGCTTCAAAGAAAATTCTATATAAAACTGTTCCAAAATAAAACACAGTTGGAATAATCCATAAAATATTCCAACGTGCAGCAAATTCACCCTCATTAAGTAGTTTTATAATTAGATAATAAATAGGAATTAAAGCTAAACTCATTCCAAGCGTATTATCTCCATGTGGACCAGTTACCGTACTTTCAACTTGTCCAATGATTGGATTCATAAGTATTAGTAAAGTAATAGGTGCGATAATAACAACTCTTAAACATACTTTTATCCATAAAGGTAATACTTTGTAAAGTCTAATAAATTTATATAAGGCAATAATATAAAAAACACCAGCAAATGCAAGTAAAAAATTTAACTCATAAGCAAAATCATAAAATGCTAAACCTCTATTTTTACCAAGAAGAAGTGAAATAACCATAAATACTAAAAAGATATACCAAATAATAGTATATAAATCTAAGTATCTAAGACCATCTTCAGATGTTCCAACTTCTTTATTTATTAGTAAAAAAGGTAAATATGAAAGCATTAAAGGTACAAATCCATAAAGCATTAAACTAATATGAATTGATCTCATGTTTACTGGACTTAAAGTTTCAGAATTAATATTTAAGCCAAGTAAATTTAATGAATATATAATTCCAAATAAAAGTCCAAGTGCAAAAAATACAATAGAGATTTTAAAATGTTTATTTATTAATTTTTCCATCTTTTACCTCATAAATTTTATTAGCAATTTGTGCTAAATTTTTATCGTGAGTTGCTACTATAATAGTTGTTCCTTTTTTTGATAAATCTTTAAACATTTCAAAAACTTTTTGTGAGTTTTGTGAGTCTAAATTTCCTGTTGGTTCATCTGCAAAGATTACTTTTGGATTGTTAATAAGTGCTCGTGCAATAGAAGCTCTTTGTCGCTGACCTCCTGAAATCTCAGTTGGATATTTATTTTTTAAATCATTAATTCCTAAACTATTTAAAAAAGTAGAAATGTCATCATCACTTGCTTTTTCATTTGCTAATTTGATATTTTCTTTAATTGTTAAATAGTTAATTAAATAGTGAAATTGGAAAATAAAACCAATATTCTCTTTTCTAAAGCTATCAATATTTTTGATATTTTTATAGTTCGTTTCTTCATAGAAAATATCTCCACTTGTAGGTTTAAGTAGTGTTGAAAGATTTGACAAAAGTGTTGATTTTCCGCTACCACTTTCACCAATTAAACATACAAATTCACCTTTGTTTATTTCTAAATTGATATTTTCTAAGGCTTTATCTTTATTGTAGTAATGAGTTAAATTAATTGCTTTTATCATATTTTATTTCCTTGAATTAACTCAACCGGGTCAGTTTTAGCTGCATTTAGTGCAGGTATTATTGAGCCTATAATTGCCATCAAAACTGATGTTATAAAAATATATATTGCAAGAGTTGATGAAATCTCTCCATTTACATAACCTTGTAAGCTTTGAACATTTTTTATAAAATAAAGTGCTAAGTTTGAAATAGCAAGTGCTGCAATAAAGCTAATTACACCTAATATAAAACTCTCGTACATAATTGATAAAACTATTTTTGATGTTGGAATTCCAATAGCCCTTTTTATCCCAAATTCTGCTCTTCTTTGATTTATTGTTATGCTCATTAAACTAATAATTCCAAGTAATCCCATACAAAATGCAATTGCTGAAATAACATTTGATGAGGTTTTAATGATTTTAAATTGATTATAGTTATCTACAAAATTTTGTGTTGATTTTGCTTCTATATCATTATGTAGTTTTTTTATTTCATTATTTATTTTGTCTGTGTTTGCTTCAAGTTTTGTATTAACCATAATCATTGAAGCAGATTTATTAAATATTTTTCCAGCATCATTAATATTTAAAACAACTCCACCATTTTCAAAACCAATTTCACTTTTAAAAACTCCAGAGATTTTAAATGTTTTGTTTGCTATTTGGATTTGTTCTTTATTTTGTAGTTGCTCAAAAATTGATTGTCCAACAATTACTTCATCGTTTGATGGATAATTTCCTTTATCAATTTTGTAGTTTTTAAATCTATTTTGAGTAACTCCATAAATAGCTACTATTGGAAGTTTTTCAACTGGACTTGCACCAACAATTAAAGCTGATGATTCTTTTACTCCAGTAATTGTATTGATTTTTTCAATTAGATTTATATCAACGTTTGAAAAAAATGTATCAGAGATTTTTGCTTGAGTAACTATAATATCTCCATCACTTTTTAACATTGATGAATACATAGTTATAATTCCATTAGAAATAGAACTGATTAAAAAGATTGATATGATAGAAAAAATCAGACTTGCAAAAATAAGTGTAGTTTTTAGTTTATTTGCTGCAAGTGCTTTAAAAGCATATAAAATCAAAGTTTTCCTTTTTTATTTTTTGCAAGTTTAGTTTGTCAATATGAAGCTAATATGAATAAAATATTAATTTTTGTTCATATTTCTTAATAAGTATGTAACTATCATTTGTTACAATTGCAAAAAACAAAAAAGTGAAGATATGAAAGAAAGATTAAAAGAGATTATAAAAGAAGCAGGAAAAATACTTCATGAAGGTTACTACTCAAACAAAGATGTGACATTTAAAGCAAAAAAAGATTTAGTTACAAAATATGATGTTGGTGTTGAGAACTTTTTAAAAGAAAAATTTTCAGAAGAGTTTACTGATTTTAATATTATTGCAGAAGAGTCTGATAACTCAAATATTGAATTTAAAGACTCAATTATAATAGACCCAATTGATGGAACTACAAATTTTGTAAATGGTGTTCCTCATACAGCTATTTCAGTTGGAGTTTATAAAGATAAAAAACCATTTATTGGAATAGTTTATAATCCAATTTTAGATGAAATGTATGAAGCTCAAATTGGCCAGGGTGCATATTTAAATGGAAAACAAATAAAAGTATCAGATGAAAATGATTTTCAAAAAGCACTAATGGCTACAGGATTCCCATATTCAAGTGGGACAAATAGTGATGATTTAAATGATGTAATCGAAAAAATAAAAACAATCCTTCCAAAATGTCAAGATATAAGAAGATTAGGAAGTGCAGCAATTGATTTATGTATGGTAGCACGTGGTACTTATGAAGGTTATTATGAAATGAACCTAAAAGCTTGGGATGTTAGTGCTGGAATAATAATTTTAAATGAAGCTGGTGGAAAAGTTTCAACACTAAATGGAAGTGATTATAGACTATTTGAAGATAAGTATATTGTTGCTACAAATGGTTATATTCATAATTCGTTATTAGAGTTAATTAAATAAGAAAAATAATAAAAAAGCAACTATTTAGAAATAATTAAATATAATTATCACTATTTAAACGCTAGAATAAGGGATTTATATGTGTGGAATTGTTGGTTATATT
This genomic interval carries:
- a CDS encoding ABC transporter permease yields the protein MILYAFKALAANKLKTTLIFASLIFSIISIFLISSISNGIITMYSSMLKSDGDIIVTQAKISDTFFSNVDINLIEKINTITGVKESSALIVGASPVEKLPIVAIYGVTQNRFKNYKIDKGNYPSNDEVIVGQSIFEQLQNKEQIQIANKTFKISGVFKSEIGFENGGVVLNINDAGKIFNKSASMIMVNTKLEANTDKINNEIKKLHNDIEAKSTQNFVDNYNQFKIIKTSSNVISAIAFCMGLLGIISLMSITINQRRAEFGIKRAIGIPTSKIVLSIMYESFILGVISFIAALAISNLALYFIKNVQSLQGYVNGEISSTLAIYIFITSVLMAIIGSIIPALNAAKTDPVELIQGNKI
- a CDS encoding inositol monophosphatase family protein, encoding MKERLKEIIKEAGKILHEGYYSNKDVTFKAKKDLVTKYDVGVENFLKEKFSEEFTDFNIIAEESDNSNIEFKDSIIIDPIDGTTNFVNGVPHTAISVGVYKDKKPFIGIVYNPILDEMYEAQIGQGAYLNGKQIKVSDENDFQKALMATGFPYSSGTNSDDLNDVIEKIKTILPKCQDIRRLGSAAIDLCMVARGTYEGYYEMNLKAWDVSAGIIILNEAGGKVSTLNGSDYRLFEDKYIVATNGYIHNSLLELIK